The Acidobacteriota bacterium genome includes a window with the following:
- a CDS encoding prepilin-type N-terminal cleavage/methylation domain-containing protein produces MPRQKPFSNSTLPQSERGLSLLELLVTLFLLSLFVGVLVTGITVYQKYRVRVATQKRLQELTYNLTAILKNDIETAGLMSKSEERLVVKEGSVGRPAVYLSNDNQSLMVIGTNLVTNGRVVQVSGSTVILNGIDPDVWKELKIGTVVLFSGGGQQPTLFRLTEAPRNPTQSELIIPGGNPISVPDPGDSGSGPGRETRIPDRPGGGTGGGTGGGGLGQVAGTILIPDRTVVLTGTANAACDGFASLGSTVTTTMSAVPVTTIIRYDFGNGQILRTERSRCTSQGDPSQTQTDYSSPLSIELSLRYVSDTGESAALPVNLATLRGIAVHGKLSDRNLKLTEGFDFTAYVHEWKP; encoded by the coding sequence ATGCCGCGCCAAAAGCCGTTTTCAAATTCCACCCTCCCCCAGAGTGAACGTGGGCTGAGCCTGCTGGAACTGCTCGTCACCTTGTTCTTACTGTCCCTGTTTGTTGGGGTGCTGGTCACCGGCATCACCGTCTATCAAAAATACCGGGTGCGGGTCGCCACCCAAAAACGACTCCAGGAACTGACTTACAACTTGACGGCCATCCTCAAAAACGACATTGAAACCGCCGGATTGATGAGCAAATCCGAGGAGCGGCTGGTGGTCAAGGAAGGGTCGGTCGGTCGTCCGGCGGTGTATCTCTCGAATGACAATCAATCGCTGATGGTGATCGGCACCAATCTGGTCACCAATGGTCGCGTGGTTCAAGTCTCGGGCTCAACCGTGATTTTAAATGGGATTGACCCCGATGTGTGGAAAGAATTAAAGATCGGAACAGTGGTCTTGTTTTCAGGCGGCGGCCAGCAACCCACCTTATTTCGACTGACGGAAGCTCCCCGAAATCCAACCCAGTCGGAACTCATCATTCCGGGCGGCAATCCGATCAGCGTTCCCGATCCAGGCGACTCGGGTTCAGGTCCTGGACGGGAGACTCGAATCCCAGACCGTCCTGGTGGTGGGACCGGCGGTGGGACCGGCGGCGGTGGATTGGGTCAGGTGGCCGGAACGATTTTGATTCCGGACCGGACGGTGGTCCTGACCGGCACGGCCAATGCCGCCTGCGATGGATTTGCGTCGCTGGGTTCGACCGTGACCACCACCATGTCCGCCGTCCCGGTCACCACGATCATTCGCTATGACTTCGGCAATGGTCAGATTCTGCGGACGGAACGCTCGCGGTGCACCAGCCAGGGGGATCCCTCGCAGACGCAAACCGATTACTCCTCCCCGCTTTCAATCGAACTTTCGCTCCGGTATGTGTCGGACACGGGAGAAAGTGCCGCTTTGCCGGTCAATCTGGCAACACTGCGCGGGATTGCCGTTCACGGAAAACTGTCTGACCGAAATCTGAAACTCACTGAAGGATTTGACTTTACTGCTTATGTTCACGAATGGAAACCATAA